A genome region from Triticum aestivum cultivar Chinese Spring chromosome 2B, IWGSC CS RefSeq v2.1, whole genome shotgun sequence includes the following:
- the LOC123045912 gene encoding cytochrome c oxidase subunit 6b-3 — translation MAEIEIKTAPADFRFPTTNQTRHCFTRYVEFHRCVSAKGDEAAECEKFAKYYRSLCPAEWVEKWNEQRENGTFAGPL, via the exons atggccgag ATTGAGATTAAAACAGCACCTGCTGACTTCCGCTTTCCTACAACCAACCAAACTAGACACTGTTTTACTCGCTATGTTGAGTTCCACAG GTGTGTGAGTGCCAAGGGGGATGAAGCTGCTGAATGTGAGAAATTTGCCAAGTACTACCGATCTCTTTGCCCAGCTGAATGG GTTGAGAAGTGGAACGAGCAGAGGGAGAACGGGACATTTGCAGGGCCCCTCTAA